In Palaemon carinicauda isolate YSFRI2023 chromosome 21, ASM3689809v2, whole genome shotgun sequence, the following proteins share a genomic window:
- the LOC137614946 gene encoding uncharacterized protein, with the protein MCSFSGEYVVLAGFPDTLVSAPLIRVEVSFPEYSGRIELAVVDSLPVSGIDGILGNDVGTDTEGHDVFPIVSITSWPVTVTTRAAPKKSAEVDLDSDINCSSLEVDIDGPGSVACKKSLEFFKDEFDFELGGTEDLSKPRFVVYEGLLYRLGRPLTRPALSASGNEQMVVPTKYRETVLSLAHNDPFAGHIGIGKTFQKVAKRFWWLGMKSSVKKYVAICETCQVMGKPNQGVPRAPLYPIPSLGEPFSELVVDVVGPFPRTKTGFVYVLTIMDRASRYPEAIPMRKITSRAIFDKLIDFFSRIGLPCKIQSDCGSNFTSKIFRSKCAELAIQNLTSVPYHPESVAPFDLVFGHKIRSPLEIFREFLESREVIDKSVNEVLDNLISKSSVAWKFAKENLTSAQGKMKAKFEGPWRVLRKLSEVNYEIEAPGTWRKCRVFHINRLKSYSCGSVEPKRVPLESVATILDSVDYFEEDELCQVSADALNTNFQSLELLESGLKHLEAPQRENILNLIMSFSNLWQDSRGRTGLLQHDVDFGDALPVNQSPYRLNPEKRAFVEKEIKYMLEHDLIQPSISPWSSPVMLVKKPDGEFRMCVDYRKVNIHTKRDSFPLPRIDDCLDQIGPSKFITKLDLLKGYWQVPLSDRAREISAFATPFGLYECKVMPFGLKNAALYLPKADE; encoded by the exons ATGTGCTCTTTTTCAGGTGAATATGTAGTTCTGGCTGGATTCCCAGACACTTTGGTATCGGCGCCTTTAATTCGGGTAGAGGTGTCTTTCCCTGAATATAGTGGCCGTATTgagctggctgtggtagacagtttgccagtctCAGGGAtcgacggcattttgggaaatgatgtgGGAACAGACACTGAAGGACATGATGTGTTTCCCATTGTATCTATCACTTCTTGGCCAGTGACGGTAACTACTCGTGCTGCGCCTAAAAAATCCGCTGAAGTTGATCTAGACTCGGATATTAATtgtagtagtttagaagtagacatagacgGGCCCGGGTCAGTAGCATGTAAAAAAAGTTTAGAGTTTTTTAAGGATGAATTTGATTTTGAGCTTGGAGGAACGGAGGACTTATCCAAGCCTAGGTTCGTGGTGTACGAGGGGCTGTTGTATCGTCTGGGCCGTCCGTTGACTAGGCCGGCGCTCTCGGCCTCTGGTAACGAACAGATGGTTGTTCCCACCAAGTATCGGGAGACTGTTTTGAGTTTGGCTCATAATGATCCTTTTGCTGGCCACATTGGCATAGGTAAAACTTTTCAGAAGGTAGCCAAGAGATTTTGGTGGCTGGGGATGAAGTCTTCGGTAAAGAAATATGTTGCCATTTGTGAAACCTGTCAGGTGATGGGGAAACCTAATCAAGGGGTTCCTAGGGCTCCCTTGTATCCAATTCCTTCGttaggtgaaccattttctgaattAGTAGTTGATGTAGTTGGTCCATTTCCCCGTACTAAAACAGGTTTTGTGTATgttttgacaattatggatagggcTTCCAGATACCCGGAAGCAATCCCTATGAGGAAGATAACATCTAGGGCAATATTTGACaagttaatagattttttttctaggaTTGGTCTTCCTTGTAAGATTCAGTCTGACTGTGGCTCGAATTTCACAAGTAAGATCtttagaagtaagtgtgctgaattGGCCATTCAGAACCTTACCAGTGTGCCATATCACCCGGaaa GTGTCGCTCCGTTTGATTTGGTCTTTGGACACAAGATTCGTAGTCCATTAGAGATTTTTCGTGAGTTCTTGGAGTCCAGGGAAGTGATTGATAAGAGCGTAAATGAAGTATTAGATAACCTAATAAGTAAGTCATCTGTGGCTTGGAAATTTGCCAAGGAGAATTTAACCTCTGCCCAGGGTAAAATGAAGGCTAA ATTTGAGGGGCCTTGGAGGgtattgaggaagttatccgaggtcaactatgaaattgaagcacCTGGTACTTGGAGGAAATGCCGTGTATTTCATATTAACCGTCTAAAATCTTATTCCTGTGGTAGTGTAGAACCCAAGAGGGTACCTTTGGAGTCAGTAGCTACTATTTTAGACTCTGTTGATTATTTTGAAGAGGATGAATTATGTCAGGTGTCTGCAGATGCTCTTAATACTAACTTTCAAAGTTTAGAGTTATTAGAATCAGGGTTGAAGCACCTGGAGGCAcctcaaagagaaaatatattaaatttaataatgtcTTTCTCTAATTTATGGCAGGATTCTCGGGGGCGGACTGGTCTTCTCCAACATGATGTAGATTTTGGCGATGCTTTGCCAGTAAATCAGAGTCCGTATCGACTGAACCCAGAGAAACGAGCCTTCGTcgagaaggaaataaaatacatgTTGGAACATGACCTCATCCAGCCCTCcattagtccttggagttctcctgtgATGTTAGTAAAGAAACCCGATGGTGAGTTTAGAATGTGCGTCGACTATAGAAAGGTCAATATACATACTAAAAGGGATTCTTTTCCTCTTCCCagaattgacgactgtctcgatcagataggaccCTCCAAGTtcattactaaattagatttgttgaaggggtactggcaggttccttTATCTGATCGAGCCAGAGAAATTTCAGCTTTTGCCACTCCATTTGGGTTGTATGAGTGTAAAGTCATGCCTTTTGGATTGAAGAACGCTGCTTTGTACCTTCCAAAGGCTGATGAATAG